In Oryza sativa Japonica Group chromosome 2, ASM3414082v1, the following are encoded in one genomic region:
- the LOC4330519 gene encoding uncharacterized protein: MHLSENEGIEGVRFAVTGGQGFVGSALCLELLRRGAREVRSLDLRASSPWSDQLLGAGVRFFQGDVRKKEDVGKALRGVDCVFHLASYGMSGKEMVQAGRADEVNINGTCNVLDACHEHGVRRLVYVSTYNVVFGGEPIVNGNEALPYFPVEDHVDAYARSKSIAEQLVLKSNGRQTKSDKSSRLYTCSIRPAAIYGPGEERHLPRILSLAKLGLAFFKIGDPNVKSDWVYVDNLVLALILASMGLLDDIPDRKGIPVAAGQAYFICDGSPVNTFEFLSPLFQSLDYTVPRVRMDTSVALAISRFFVFMYTLLYPWLDSKWIPQPLLLPAEVYKVGVTHYFSYLKAREEIGYVPMVSPREGLAATISYWQERKRKELDGPTIFPWLFVTIGMLALFSAAYLPPVGPLKWVLDLHLFVFRSKLVIRLVFVIATALHVGEAVYAWFLAKKYDPRNATGWFWQTFMLGFFSLRYLLKRMRE, encoded by the exons ATGCATCTGAGCGAGAACGAGGGGATCGAGGGCGTGCGGTTCGCGGTGACGGGCGGCCAGGGCTTCGTCGGCTCCGCACTGTGCCTCGAgctgctccgccgcggcgcccgggAGGTCCGCTCCCTCGACCtccgcgcctcctccccctGGTCCGACCAGCTGCTCGGCGCCGGCGTCCGCTTCTTCCAAG GGGATGTTAGAAAGAAGGAAGATGTGGGGAAGGCTTTGCGCGGTGTGGACTGTGTTTTCCATCTCGCTTCGTATGGCATGTCAGGGAAGGAAATGGTACAGGCTGGGCGAGCCGACGAGGTCAATATAAATGGTACATGCAATGTGCTGGACGCTTGCCACGAGCATGGTGTTAGAAGGCTCGTGTATGTAAGCACGTATAATGTGGTTTTTGGAGGAGAGCCGATTGTCAATGGGAACGAGGCGCTGCCTTATTTCCCTGTTGAAGACCATGTTGATGCCTATGCGCGTAGCAAATCAATTGCTGAACAGTTGGTGCTGAAGAGTAATGGCCGGCAAACTAA GAGTGATAAAAGCAGTCGTCTTTATACATGCTCAATACGTCCCGCCGCTATCTATGGTCCAGGTGAAGAGCGGCATCTTCCAAGGATACTATCCCTTGCGAAGTTGGGATTAGCATTCTTCAAGATTGGGGATCCAAATGTGAAGTCAGATTGGGTCTATGTGGATAATCTTGTTCTTGCACTGATATTGGCAAGCATGGGACTTTTAGATGATATTCCTGACAGGAAGGGAATTCCTGTAGCTGCTGGTCAAGCATATTTCATATGTGATG GATCGCCTGTCAATACTTTTGAATTTCTCAGTCCTCTATTTCAAAGTTTGGATTACACAGTTCCACGAGTTAGAATGGATACCTCAGTTGCTCTTGCCATCTCAAGATTTTTTGTGTTCATGTATACACTACTCTATCCATGGTTGGATAGTAAATGGATTCCTCAGCCTCTTCTCCTTCCTGCTGAAGTATACAAG GTGGGTGTTACACACTACTTTTCATATTTGAAAGCTAGAGAGGAAATCGGCTATGTACCTATGGTGAGCCCGCGAGAAGGATTGGCTGCAACTATTTCCTACTGgcaggagaggaagagaaaagaaCTAGATGGCCCAACCATATTTCCTTGGCTGTTTGTAACAATTGGCATGCTGGCATTGTTTTCTGCTGCTTACCTTCCACCCGTCGGTCCATTGAAATGGGTGCTTGACCTCCATTTATTTGTTTTCCGATCAAAGTTGGTGATTCGGTTAGTCTTTGTGATAGCAACTGCATTGCACGTTGGTGAAGCTGTTTATGCTTGGTTCTTGGCAAAGAAGTATGACCCGAGGAATGCTACAGGTTGGTTTTGGCAAACATTCATGCTCGGGTTCTTTTCTCTTCGGTATCTGCTTAAGAGAATGAGAGAGTAG
- the LOC4330517 gene encoding cysteine protease XCP2, with protein MNSRHAMAGNNSLLAMDSKLSMLFLLLGFVACSATASHHDPSVVGYSQEDLALPNKLVGLFTSWSVKHSKIYASPKEKVKRYEIFKRNLRHIVETNRRNGSYWLGLNHFADIAHEEFKASYLGLKPGLARRDAQPHGSTTFRYANAVNLPWAVDWRKKGAVTPVKNQGECGSCWAFSTVAAVEGINQIVTGKLVSLSEQELMDCDNTFNHGCRGGLMDFAFAYIMGNQGIYTEEDYPYLMEEGYCREKQPHSKVITITGYEDVPANSETSLLKALAHQPVSVGIAAGSRDFQFYKGGIFDGECGIQPDHALTAVGYGSYYGQDYIIMKNSWGKNWGEQGYFRIRRGTGKPEGVCDIYKIASYPTKNVTGWGS; from the exons ATGAATTCTAGGCATGCCATGGCAGGAAACAATAGCCTTCTTGCCATGGACTCCAAGCTCTCCATGCTCTTCTTGTTGCTAGGCTTTGTGGCATGTTCTGCCACTGCTAGTCACCATGATCCTTCCGTTGTCGGATACTCGCAGGAGGATCTTGCATTGCCAAATAAGCTTGTTGGTCTCTTCACATCATGGTCAGTAAAACATAGCAAGATCTATGCAAGCCCAAAGGAGAAGGTCAAGAGGTATGAGATCTTCAAGCGAAACCTGAGGCACATTGTGGAGACGAACAGGAGAAATGGCAGCTATTGGCTCGGCTTAAATCATTTTGCTGACATTGCACATGAAGAATTCAAGGCCAGTTACCTGGGACTGAAGCCAGGGTTAGCAAGAAGGGATGCTCAGCCACATGGTTCAACAACATTCAGGTACGCGAACGCCGTTAACTTGCCCTGGGCAGTGGactggaggaagaagggagcAGTGACACCGGTCAAGAACCAAGGAGAATGTG GAAGTTGCTGGGCTTTTTCAACGGTGGCAGCTGTTGAGGGGATAAACCAGATTGTGACCGGCAAGTTGGTATCACTATCAGAGCAGGAACTGATGGACTGCGACAACACCTTCAATCATGGCTGTCGAGGTGGGCTGATGGACTTCGCCTTCGCATACATAATGGGGAACCAGGGGATCTACACAGAGGAAGACTACCCATACCTCATGGAAGAAGGCTACTGCAGAGAAAAGCAG CCTCATTCCAAAGTCATCACCATAACCGGCTACGAGGATGTCCCGGCGAACAGCGAGACAAGCCTACTGAAGGCACTGGCTCATCAGCCTGTCAGTGTGGGGATAGCAGCTGGGAGCAGAGACTTTCAGTTCTACAAAGGG GGGATCTTTGATGGGGAATGTGGCATTCAACCGGATCATGCACTGACGGCCGTGGGCTACGGCTCGTACTACGGCCAGGACTACATCATCATGAAGAACTCGTGGGGCAAGAACTGGGGAGAGCAAGGGTATTTCAGGATCAGGAGGGGCACCGGCAAGCCGGAGGGAGTCTGTGACATATACAAGATTGCTTCTTACCCAACCAAAAACGTCACTGGCTGGGGTTCATAG
- the LOC107280024 gene encoding uncharacterized protein has product MSSSAPTGDSPPSRTPEQRVYDEHRVSVVQVTCVLVTKEGRKLGVGTGFVVHNDGASCLVLTCAHVIDPKRRGTQPKELSVRFGADHIASARLVHVSEHVDLALIRVQGAPNCIPLGFSDEADLSGKEVVAIGFFGLDGTSMCIDPGTSRGHILGEAVVFPTDSDDLNEFSPTNLPTAKGMSGAPVLLEDKVAGVLCNSDAAVINVI; this is encoded by the exons ATGTCCTCATCAGCGCCAACAG GtgattcgccgccgtcgcggacgCCGGAACAGCGCGTGTACGACGAACACCGCGTTTCGGTAGTCCAGGTGACGTGCGTGCTGGTTACCAAAGAAGGCAGGAAACTTGGCGTGGGAACTGGCTTTGTTGTTCACAACGATGGAGCGTCGTGCTTGGTATTAACCTGTGCCCACGTAATCGATCCTAAGCGGA GAGGAACACAGCCTAAGGAACTGTCCGTTCGGTTTGGTGCGGATCATATCGCCTCTGCTCGATTGGTGCACGTCTCAGAACACGTTGATCTTGCTCTGATCCGTGTCCAAGGGGCGCCTAACTGCATTCCTCTGGGATTCTCCGATGAGGCTGATTTGTCTGGGAAGGAGGTTGTCGCGATTGGATTCTTCGGACTTGACGGCACCTCCATGTGTATTGATCCGGGAACATCGCGCGGCCACATACT GGGCGAAGCAGTGGTCTTTCCAACAGATTCTGATGATCTAAATGAATTCTCCCCTACCAATTTGCCGACGGCGAAAGGCATGTCAGGCGCACCGGTCCTCCTGGAGGATAAGGTGGCCGGCGTCCTATGCAATAGTGATGCTGCGGTTATCAATGTtatctaa
- the LOC4330521 gene encoding outer envelope membrane protein 7 translates to MARGGGGGQREGNALKTAVVVTGGLVLAWFTMESAFKPFLDRLRGALTRNTDPARDPDEENSAAPADRAVEEPAAAAAPVEEGEGKGVELEEKGEGAAMTE, encoded by the coding sequence atggcgagaggaggaggaggagggcagcgAGAGGGCAACGCGCTGAAGACGGCGGTGGTCGTGACCGGCGGCCTCGTCCTCGCCTGGTTCACCATGGAGTCCGCGTTCAAGCCCTTCCTCGACCGCCTCCGCGGCGCGCTCACCCGCAACACCGACCCCGCGCGCGACCCCGACGAGGAGAACTCCGCTGCCCCGGCGGACAGGGCCGTCGAGgagcccgccgcggcggcggccccggtggaggagggcgagggcaagggggtggagctggaggagAAGGGGGAAGGGGCCGCCATGACcgagtag
- the LOC4330520 gene encoding uncharacterized protein yields MATILENIQKARFLPTRPLKDELPTFQGGGGGGGGGGGKESHLMGLRKRLSSFSDKIQPISSASAEWAFRRSKSAPSLGAFAGGPLKRWWDWGVGWLMSKKPGFATDLEMNEEEVAALGRGSRGSWGHILYKMRSGVRRLVTSHSLPTTHRAAAAASASAQCKPAATFNYTQSFHSGQTAMAY; encoded by the coding sequence ATGGCGACCATCCTGGAGAACATCCAGAAGGCGAGGTTCTTGCCGACAAGGCCGCTCAAGGACGAGCTGCCGACGttccagggcggcggcggcggcggtggcggtgggggtggAAAGGAGAGCCACCTGATGGGGCTGAGGAAGAGGCTGTCCTCCTTCTCCGACAAGATCCAGCCCATCTCCTCCGCGTCGGCGGAGTGGGCGTTCCGGCGGTCCAAGTCGGCGCCGTCGCTGGGCGCGTTCGCCGGCGGCCCGCTGAAGCGGTGGTGGGACTGGGGCGTCGGCTGGCTCATGTCCAAGAAGCCCGGGTTCGCCACCGACCTCGAGAtgaacgaggaggaggtggccgccCTCGGCCGCGGCAGCAGGGGCAGCTGGGGCCACATCCTCTACAAGATGCGCTCCGGCGTCCGGCGGCTCGTCACCTCGCACTCGCTGCCCACCACgcacagggcggcggcggcggcgtcggcgtcggcccaGTGCAAGCCGGCGGCCACGTTCAACTACACCCAGAGCTTCCACAGCGGGCAAACCGCCATGGCGTACTGA